In the Catenulispora sp. GP43 genome, one interval contains:
- a CDS encoding DedA family protein produces the protein MLNWLSNLPPALIYVVVGLLVFVEDALFVGFVVPGETAAVIGGVLANRGTVNIWALAAVVVCAAIAGDSVGFEVGRHFGERLLGTRPLRRHQVRLDKARALIRRRGAEAVFLGRFVSFFRALMPPLAAMSHLPYRRFLFFNALGGLVWGVGFTLLGYFAGAAYSRVEHLVGGILAGVVATIVIIGLVMWTVRRHRAERAEEDEGDEEGGEDESEGGVSR, from the coding sequence ATGCTCAACTGGCTCAGTAATCTGCCTCCGGCCCTGATCTACGTCGTCGTGGGCCTGCTGGTGTTCGTCGAGGACGCGCTGTTCGTCGGCTTCGTGGTGCCGGGGGAGACGGCGGCGGTGATCGGCGGGGTGCTGGCAAACCGGGGGACGGTGAACATCTGGGCGCTCGCCGCGGTGGTGGTGTGTGCGGCGATCGCCGGGGACAGCGTCGGGTTCGAGGTGGGGCGGCACTTCGGGGAGCGGCTGCTGGGGACCCGCCCGCTGCGCCGGCACCAGGTCCGGCTGGACAAGGCCCGGGCCCTGATCCGGCGCCGCGGGGCCGAGGCGGTGTTCCTCGGCCGGTTCGTCTCCTTCTTCCGGGCCCTGATGCCGCCGCTGGCCGCGATGTCGCATCTCCCGTACCGGAGGTTCCTGTTCTTCAACGCTCTCGGCGGGTTGGTGTGGGGTGTCGGATTCACTCTGTTGGGTTACTTCGCCGGCGCCGCCTACTCGCGGGTCGAGCACCTCGTGGGCGGGATCCTGGCCGGGGTCGTCGCGACGATCGTGATCATCGGGCTGGTCATGTGGACCGTCCGACGCCACCGGGCCGAGCGGGCCGAGGAGGATGAAGGGGACGAAGAGGGCGGAGAGGACGAATCCGAGGGCGGCGTCAGTCGCTGA